In Necator americanus strain Aroian chromosome IV, whole genome shotgun sequence, the following proteins share a genomic window:
- a CDS encoding hypothetical protein (NECATOR_CHRIV.G15178.T1) codes for MYGSETWAAPSTVIERLDCTERKLLRRLPGYFWPGVCHNEDLYAEIDVVYRWMTRKRYQHLASPSKVAEVNRLRFFAHILRRPADRLVQRVLRSLSCSSWKKPPGQKRKFWTEVVKEDVRTLGVDRQFRQDISFPECEIATNGLILWKLSQKIEEVGQGCVQGRYTSAKKRVIASGDDISLPTKSNLSDRGIKGSPKCRISPIRAD; via the coding sequence atgtacggatcggagacttgggcagcaccatctacggtgatcgagaggcttgattgcacggaacgaaagctgcttagacggctacctggctacttttggcctggggtatgccacaatgaagatctttacgcagaaattgatgtggtgtaCCGGTGGATGACACGTaaaagatatcaacatcttgcatcgccatcgaaagtggctgaagtaaatcgtcttcgcttctttgctCATATATTacggagaccggcagatcgccttgttcaacgagtcctgaggagtttgtcatgttcgagctggaagaaacCACCTGGccaaaaacggaagttctggactgaggtggtgaaagaggatgtgaggacactcggcgtggataggcagttcaggcaagACATAAGTTTCCCAGAATGTgaaatagcgacgaatggattgattctgtggaagctctcgcagaagatcgaggaGGTTGGGCAGGGCTGTGTTCAGGGACGctacacctcggcgaagaagcgggtaatcgcgtcaggcgatgacatcagcctaCCGACTAAATCAAATCTTTCGGATAGAGGGATTAAGGGAAGCCCCAAATGC